GGCCTTCGCTTCCGTGTTCCTTATGGGACATTACTTTGCGTTTCAGATAAACCAATTCATGGAGAAATTAAGCTTCGCGGAATGGCCAATAATTTTTATCGTGAAAGAGTGCAGCAACACTTAATAATTGGGTTGGAGGCGATTCGCATCATTCGCGAACGGGGTGTCGCGTCCTTGCACTCCAGGAAGCTCAGGGGATTCGACGAGCCGGCGTTTCGCTAAAGCTTGTTCAAATTCCCCGAAATTTTGGTCAATAAATGAATCATAATCGGCCCAAAATTGGGTAAGAATCTCATCTGTTTCCATAAATATTTGGTGCCGAGAATGTTCATAAATCTTGACTTTACATTTTGCTAAATTCTCAGCAACGTATTCTAGAGAACTATTGTCTATGAGCTCTTCCTGCCCTGCAGCTATCAACAAAAGAGGCGTATGTATTTGTTTTAAATAGGTAGACTCATGGAGCATTTGAATAGATTTAAACGTGGCTTGAAGCCAACCATAAGTACCCCCACCGGACACAAGTCCCGGATTTTTAAGTTGTAAATCTCTATGAGCAAAATAACGTTGCCGATCATGAGTGAAGTAATTACCTTCAAAATACTCATATATGGGATTAAGGTTTTCTTGGCCAAAAATATAGGCGTCCTCACATCCAATAAAGCAGGCAGACTGAGCAATTAATTTAGCTAGAGATTTTGGATAACCTCCTGTTTTAACATCAATCATAGGAGCGACTAAAACAGCACCATCAAAAATATTTTGATATTCGCTTAAATAGCGTAGAGCTATATGACCTCCCATTGAATGCCCTAACAAAATCAAATTATTTTGGTGCATTGGCCTTACATAGTTAGTCATGAATTGATGAAAATCGTGAAGATAAGTATCATATGAATCTATATGTAATTTATTATGGTTAGGAAGCATACGACTTGAAAGTCCTTGACCACGTAAATCAAGAGCCCACACATTATTACCTTTTCGACATAGTATTTCGATTATTTCTTGATATTTTTCCATAAATGAAGCTCTGCCTTGTAGTAAGACAATAGTACGAATGGTTGTTGTCTGAGCTTTTGGATGAGCAGGCCAGAATCCTATGCGTATTTTTGCACCATCTTCAGTATGCATAAATTTATAGGGCTCTTTTATCATTCTTTACATACTCCATTTACGTGCCTTTATCTTTATTGTAATAGAGGCTTTATTTAAAATACGTAAACAAAAGAGTATTTTAATCAGGAGAACTGGCTTATGAATTTAGTAAAAATTCATCTTCCTCTCCTGTTTTGTGGACAACTTCTTTAAAGAGTTTCAAAAGATCATCTTCTTTCAATTTGGAACGTTCTTCTCCCTTAACATCAAAAACAATCTCCCCCTCTGTTAACATTAGAGTACGATTTCCGACTTCAAGCGCTTGATGCATACTATGCGTTACCATTAGCACTGTAAGATTTTTTTCTAGAATTATATTGCGCGTGAGTTGAATGATGAAAGCTGCCGTACGTGGATCAAGAGCTGCAGTATGTTCATCAAGAACCAATATCTGCATTGGAGAAAGTGCCGCCATAATTAAAGAAATAGCCTGACGTTGTCCCCCTGAAAGCAAGCCTATTGGATCTCTCAATCGTTTCTCAAGACCCAAATTTAATCTTTCAAGAAATGTTATAAAAATTTTACGATTCTTCGGAGATAAAGCAAATCCAAGACCGAGATTTTTACCGCGATAAAATGCTAAAGCCAGATTTTCTTCAACAGTTAAAGTACCGCATGTTCCTATTAAAGGATCTTGGAACACACGCGCGACCATACGTGCCCTTTTCTCTGACGACCACCGTGTAACATCAGTTTCTTCAAAAAATATTCGTCCTTGAGAAATATTAATATCTCCCGTTAAAACATTCAGAAGAGTAGATTTTCCAGCTCCATTACCACCAATAACAGTAACAACTTCGCCTTCTTCAATCGTTAGAGAAATATTTTTTAAGACAACTTTCTCTAATGCAGTTCCTTGATTGAATAATACGCGTACTTTCTCAAGTCTAATCATGCTTAGCCTCGCCCTATTAATTTATTCGTTGTCGCTTTTTTCAAACGTGGAAGTATCATTGCCACCATTACAATGCCTGCTGTTACTAAATTAAGATCAGTTGCTTGTAATCCAAGTCCATCCGCATTCAGGGCTAAAGCAATTGCAAAGCGGTGAAGAATCGTCCCAATAATACACGCCAAAAGGGTCAACCAAATTCTTCTAGTGGGGAATACAACTTCACCAATAATGACCGCCGCGAGCCCCATAATAATCGTTCCATTTCCAATCGTCACATCTGCAAAACCTTGATGTTGAGCAAATAATGCGCCTCCTAAAGCAATTAACCCATTGCTTATAGCAATCCCCAGAAGAATCATTCCTTTGGTTTTTATACCTTGTGCCTGAGCCATACGTGGATTAGCACCAGTTGCCCGCAAAGCAAGACCTGTCGTTGTTAATAAAAAGTACCATAAGAAAGTACCAATAACTAAAGAGAGTATGCTTAATATGAGTATTGTCCCTGCTATTTTTGCGCTAAAGAAAGCCTCAAATGGCGTAAAGATTGTTTCTACATCCATCATAATTGTTATATTAGGACCTTTCATAATTCTTAAATTAATAGAATAAAGTGCTAACATAGTTAAAATACTGGCTAATAAATTTAAGATCTTCCATCGCACACTAAGCCATGCTGTGAATAAACCTGCTAGACTTCCTCCTAAGATGGCACATAATGTCGATAACCATGGATTATATCCTTGTGAAATTAAGATTGCCGCTATTGCAGCTCCTAAAGGAAAAGAACCATCAGCTGTCAAATCTGGAAAATCTAAGGCTCGAAAAGAAAGATAAACACCTAAAGCAACCATTCCATAAATTAAACCAAGCTCAATCGCACCTAGAAATTGTAATTCATTCACTGTCTATTTTTCCTTATTTATTGGACCTTCATGTCCAATTTTTTCAAAGTTGAATTCTGTATTTTCTGGAAGCTTTAGCTTAAAATTATTTAAAGTTTTCATGTTCACAGTTACATGAGAAACTTTCGCTGTTTCGACAGAAATAATTCCTGGTTTTTCTCCTTGTAAGATGCGAGCAATCATTTTTCCTGCAGCTTTTCCAATATCAAAAAGATGAGCTCCTGCGGTCGCTAAAGCACCTTGAAAAACAGAATCTGTCTCACTTGTAAAAATTGGTTTTTGAAAATCAAATTGCAGTTTAATTAAACTATCCATGGCAGAAAGAACCGTATTGTCTAAAGGAATGAAAAAAGCATCTACTTTTTTAATAAGACTTAAAGCTGCCGAATGAACATCAGATGTTTTCATAGCTGTTACAGATATAACTTCAAAACCTTCTTTCTTTGCAAATTCTTCAAAAAGCTTAAATTGTTTTACAGAGTTAATTTCTCCAGGATTATAAATACCACCTATAATTTTAGCGTGAGGAAGCATCTTCTTAATCAACATTACTTGTTTTTCAAGAGGAGGAAAATCACTGACCCCTGTAATAAATCCTCCAGGATTCTTAAGATCTTTGATAATTCCAGCATTTATTGGGTCTGTCACAGCCGCAAAAACAATTGGAATGTTCCTTTTTCGAGCGGCAGACATAAGAGCTTGTGCACTAGGTGTTGAAATCGCCACCATAATATCCGGCGTCATGCTTACAAATTGCTGAGCTATTTGAATATTGGTTGCATTATTGCCTTGAGGATTCTTATAAACCCAATGCATTGTTTTGCCCTCATGATACCCTAATTCTTCAAGAGATTTTTTAATCCCTTCTCTGACAGAATTAGCAGAAGGATGATCAATTATTTGTGTAATAGTAATAAGAGGCTTAAGCTCTTCTGAATGAAGAGCAGGTATAAATAAATTAAAACAAACTATAATTGTTAAGAATCTTATATAAAATATATCCACAAAATCTTTAAAGCCGCTCAAAATTGGGATGAGCATGTTTTTAATGGCCATAATAAGCTCCTTATAGTTTTTCTCGCTTTTACCATATCTTACATTATTGCTAAAAAGACAATTTTAATTAATTATCGTTCAATTTCTGATACATAAAGCTGACCTACAGCTATTTATAATCTCATAATTATTTTAAAATTCAATTAATTTAAAATAATTGCTGCATATTCAACTATTTTTCCAATTTATAAATTTTTGCTTTTTGAGCGATTTTATCTGGAATACTTAAGTCTAAATTCTTTGCGGTCTCATAATTAATATAGATTTGAGGATTCCGCGGAAATGCTATGGGAATTTGTACCCCTTTTTTATTTTCTAAAAATTTAAATACAATTTCTCCAACCTGCTTCCCATGTTCATAATAACTCGTTCCAACAGCTGCAATTGCCCCTTTTTGAACAAGAACCTCATCACTTGTAAAACAAGGAATCTTTTTTTCATACTGTAAAGAAATCAAAGAAGAAATTGCAGAAACAACTGTATTATCTTGAGGAATATATAAAATATCTACTTTTCCGATTAGATTTTGAGCAGAAAATAATACTTCTGAACTTTTTGTAGTCGGAGCTAACAAAATTTCGTATTCAAATTTTTTTGCTAAATCTTGAAATTCGCTGATCGTCTTCGTCGAATTCACCTCTGCAGGATTATATAGAATTCCAATTTTCTTAGCTGTAGGGAAAAGTTCTCGAATCAATTCAATTTGGGCATTTAAAGGAGGAAGATCACTTACACCAGAAATAAAATCTCCAGGTTTATTTAAATCTTTAATTAACCTCGCCTGCAAAGGGTCTGTGACAGCCGCAAACACAAGAGGAATATTTTTACCATGAGAAACAGATGCAAGAGCTTGTGCGCTAGGTGTTGAAATTGCAACCATAACATCTGGCTTCATCCCGCTTAACTGTTGTGCGATTTGATTATTAATACTCATATTTCCTTGAGCATTTTTATAAATGACTTTGTAATCCTTCCCCTCTTCTAATCCACTTTGTGAAAGGAAATCATAAATTCCTTGCCTTACAGCTTCAAGAGATGGATGTTCAACTATCTGGCTAATGGCTATTACTTTAAGTGACTGAGCCGACGGTTCAATCTTATCTCTAAACAAAAAGAGACTACCTAAAATTAAAACGCTTAAACCTAGCAATATTTTTAGTATTTTCATGGAAAAATTCTCATTAAATTTGCGACACACTACGAAAAAATTCGCCTTTACGCAAAGTTTTTTATATTATCTTCTTTCACACATATTTTCCGATCTTCAAGAAAGATTGAAACTTTACCATTCAGAAAATCGAGCGCAACTTTTCCAAAAATCTCATATCTCCACCCTTTAAGGACATCAATAGGTGCTTCTTCTTTTAACATAATAAGAGAATCGAGATCTTTAGTTGTTGCAATGAGCCTTTCAGCCACTTGAGATTCTTGACTTTTTATCTTCAAAAGAACTCTCAATAAGTCAATTAAAGTAGAAGATGCTCCTAACTTACCTATTTTTATATGAAGTGTTGGACACTCTTCAGAGGGAATTTCATTTGCTGAACTTAGAACACTCATGATCTGAGTCCCAACAATCCCTGTTGCTAATTTCGTTGAAATACCTCTTATTTGACATAATTCTTCTGAGGAATTTGGATTATGGGCGGCAATTTCAACAAGAATTTCATCCCGAAGCATCCGACCTCTTGGGATATTTTTATGTACAGCTTCCAATTCACGCCAAGCTCCCAAAGCTTGCAGGCGAGCTAAAAATCGTGGTTCTCCACTCCTTGGACGTAATCTTTGCCACGCTTTTTCAGGCTGAACTTTATAAGAGTCAATATTTTGTAATTCCTCCATTTCTTCTTTTATCCATAAAAAACGATCATTATTTTGGAGGCGTTCAAAAAGTTTCTGATAGATTATTCTTAAAAAAATAACATCATTCGCTGCATACTTTAATTGTTTATCAGTGAGAGGACGTCGTGCCCAATTTGAATAACGGCTTGATTTATCTAAAGGTGTTTTAACCATGGAATTTACAAGTGTTTCATAACCAACAGACTCACCAAAACCACAAACCATTGCGGCAATTTGAGTATCAAAAATAGGCTTAGGTAGTTCTTTCATTAAAAAGTAAAAGATTTCTAAATCTTGGTAAGCAGAATGAAATACCTTAATGATATTTTCATTTTTCATAATTTCAAAAAGCGGCAAAAGATCAATTTCAACACTCAAAGGATCAATAAGAGCGATATCTTGGGAACCTGCAATTTGTATTAAGCAAACTTTAGGCCAATAAGTATCTTCTCGAATAAATTCGGTATCAACGGCGATAAAATCTTCATTTTCTATTTTTTTACAAAATGTTATTAGCTTTTCATTGGTTGAAATCAATTCCATACAAATATCCTTTTCACTTTAAGAGAAGAATTCTAGCAAAAAGCAATATAAATTGCTATTTTACCTCAACAGAAAATTTAGAAAGAGAAAATTATGCATCTTTACCGAACACACAAATGTAATGAATTAACGGCAGAACACGTCGGTTCACAAGTCAGGCTTTCTGGATGGATTCATCGGAAAAGAGATCATGGAGATCTTTTATTTGTGGACTTGAGAGACCATTATGGAATTACTCAATGCGTAATTGAAGCAAAAAATGAACACTTCAAAACACTAGAAGCTACTAAACTTGAAAGTGTTATCACAGTCACAGGGCATGTACTTCAGCGAACCCCAGAAACAACAAACACAAAAATGCCAACAGGCGCTATTGAACTTGCGATTGATGACTGTCATGTTGATTCAATTGCAGATGTTTTACCGCTATCTGTTAACAGTGA
This genomic window from Candidatus Paracaedimonas acanthamoebae contains:
- a CDS encoding ABC transporter permease → MNELQFLGAIELGLIYGMVALGVYLSFRALDFPDLTADGSFPLGAAIAAILISQGYNPWLSTLCAILGGSLAGLFTAWLSVRWKILNLLASILTMLALYSINLRIMKGPNITIMMDVETIFTPFEAFFSAKIAGTILILSILSLVIGTFLWYFLLTTTGLALRATGANPRMAQAQGIKTKGMILLGIAISNGLIALGGALFAQHQGFADVTIGNGTIIMGLAAVIIGEVVFPTRRIWLTLLACIIGTILHRFAIALALNADGLGLQATDLNLVTAGIVMVAMILPRLKKATTNKLIGRG
- a CDS encoding ABC transporter substrate-binding protein, with the translated sequence MAIKNMLIPILSGFKDFVDIFYIRFLTIIVCFNLFIPALHSEELKPLITITQIIDHPSANSVREGIKKSLEELGYHEGKTMHWVYKNPQGNNATNIQIAQQFVSMTPDIMVAISTPSAQALMSAARKRNIPIVFAAVTDPINAGIIKDLKNPGGFITGVSDFPPLEKQVMLIKKMLPHAKIIGGIYNPGEINSVKQFKLFEEFAKKEGFEVISVTAMKTSDVHSAALSLIKKVDAFFIPLDNTVLSAMDSLIKLQFDFQKPIFTSETDSVFQGALATAGAHLFDIGKAAGKMIARILQGEKPGIISVETAKVSHVTVNMKTLNNFKLKLPENTEFNFEKIGHEGPINKEK
- a CDS encoding ABC transporter substrate-binding protein, which gives rise to MKILKILLGLSVLILGSLFLFRDKIEPSAQSLKVIAISQIVEHPSLEAVRQGIYDFLSQSGLEEGKDYKVIYKNAQGNMSINNQIAQQLSGMKPDVMVAISTPSAQALASVSHGKNIPLVFAAVTDPLQARLIKDLNKPGDFISGVSDLPPLNAQIELIRELFPTAKKIGILYNPAEVNSTKTISEFQDLAKKFEYEILLAPTTKSSEVLFSAQNLIGKVDILYIPQDNTVVSAISSLISLQYEKKIPCFTSDEVLVQKGAIAAVGTSYYEHGKQVGEIVFKFLENKKGVQIPIAFPRNPQIYINYETAKNLDLSIPDKIAQKAKIYKLEK
- a CDS encoding alpha/beta hydrolase encodes the protein MIKEPYKFMHTEDGAKIRIGFWPAHPKAQTTTIRTIVLLQGRASFMEKYQEIIEILCRKGNNVWALDLRGQGLSSRMLPNHNKLHIDSYDTYLHDFHQFMTNYVRPMHQNNLILLGHSMGGHIALRYLSEYQNIFDGAVLVAPMIDVKTGGYPKSLAKLIAQSACFIGCEDAYIFGQENLNPIYEYFEGNYFTHDRQRYFAHRDLQLKNPGLVSGGGTYGWLQATFKSIQMLHESTYLKQIHTPLLLIAAGQEELIDNSSLEYVAENLAKCKVKIYEHSRHQIFMETDEILTQFWADYDSFIDQNFGEFEQALAKRRLVESPELPGVQGRDTPFANDANRLQPNY
- the rnd gene encoding ribonuclease D; translated protein: MELISTNEKLITFCKKIENEDFIAVDTEFIREDTYWPKVCLIQIAGSQDIALIDPLSVEIDLLPLFEIMKNENIIKVFHSAYQDLEIFYFLMKELPKPIFDTQIAAMVCGFGESVGYETLVNSMVKTPLDKSSRYSNWARRPLTDKQLKYAANDVIFLRIIYQKLFERLQNNDRFLWIKEEMEELQNIDSYKVQPEKAWQRLRPRSGEPRFLARLQALGAWRELEAVHKNIPRGRMLRDEILVEIAAHNPNSSEELCQIRGISTKLATGIVGTQIMSVLSSANEIPSEECPTLHIKIGKLGASSTLIDLLRVLLKIKSQESQVAERLIATTKDLDSLIMLKEEAPIDVLKGWRYEIFGKVALDFLNGKVSIFLEDRKICVKEDNIKNFA
- a CDS encoding ATP-binding cassette domain-containing protein: MIRLEKVRVLFNQGTALEKVVLKNISLTIEEGEVVTVIGGNGAGKSTLLNVLTGDINISQGRIFFEETDVTRWSSEKRARMVARVFQDPLIGTCGTLTVEENLALAFYRGKNLGLGFALSPKNRKIFITFLERLNLGLEKRLRDPIGLLSGGQRQAISLIMAALSPMQILVLDEHTAALDPRTAAFIIQLTRNIILEKNLTVLMVTHSMHQALEVGNRTLMLTEGEIVFDVKGEERSKLKEDDLLKLFKEVVHKTGEEDEFLLNS